From a region of the Clupea harengus chromosome 9, Ch_v2.0.2, whole genome shotgun sequence genome:
- the ca4b gene encoding carbonic anhydrase 4b, with amino-acid sequence MGMHILCCLWSVFALVKMSSGAEWCYQSQVSCVNPCQGPLEWPEVAMTCGGRAQSPINIVTKKTLKDDRLQPLRYNGYQFAFHSDIINNGHSVQVNLPDSAKIDGGNLESTYKAIQLHFHWGLNGGPGSEHTIDGEQYPMEMHIVHIKQQYHSLSEALKDKSGVAVLGFFYQESGSSNKKYESVVNALKRITRPGTNTTLHDLSLDMLIPSHSNLSTYFRYQGSLTTPNCDESVVWTVFENTIPLSNEQLSAFSQLSFADGQNMTGTYRPVQPLNGREVYHSGSVAVWVNTVVLLSSVLATVGLSFPE; translated from the exons ATGGGGATGCATATTTTGTGTTGCCTGTGGTCCGTATTTGCTTTGGTGAAAATGTCTTCGGGTGCTG AATGGTGCTACCAGTCTCAAGTGTCATGTGTCAACCCATGCCAAG GTCCATTGGAATGGCCAGAAGTAGCAATGACTTGTGGAGGAAGAGCCCAGTCTCCAATCAACATAGTCACCAAGAAAACACTTAAAGATGATCGCCTTCAGCCTCTCCGATATAATGGCTACCAGTTTGCATTTCACAGTGACATCATCAACAATGGCCATTCTG TCCAAGTGAACCTGCCAGATAGTGCAAAGATTGATGGTGGCAATTTGGAGTCAACCTACAAGGCAATTCAGCTTCATTTTCACTGGGGACTCAATGGAGGACCCGGGTCTGAACACACCATTGATGGAGAGCAGTATCCTATGGAG ATGCATATTGTTCATATCAAACAACAATATCATTCATTAAGCGAAGCCCTGAAGGACAAATCTGGAGTTGCAGTACTTGGATTCTTTTACCAG GAATCAGGAAGTTCAAACAAAAAATATGAATCCGTTGTAAACGCTCTAAAAAGAATCACGAGGCCAG GCACTAACACCACCCTGCACGATTTGTCTCTGGACATGCTGATCCCGTCTCACAGTAACCTAAGCACCTACTTTCGCTATCAGGGCTCCCTGACTACTCCCAACTGTGATGAGTCTGTGGTTTGGACTGTGTTTGAAAACACCATTCCCCTCAGTAATGAACAG CTGTCTGCATTTTCCCAGCTGAGTTTTGCAGATGGACAAAACATGACTGGCACTTACCGTCCAGTGCAGCCCCTTAATGGCCGGGAGGTGTATCACTCCGGTAGTGTGGCAGTGTGGGTCAACACTGTAGTCCTTCTCAGCTCGGTTCTTGCAACTGTTGGTTTATCTTTCCCAgagtga